In Bacillus sp. DX3.1, the following proteins share a genomic window:
- the dnaK gene encoding chaperone protein DnaK — MSKIIGIDLGTTNSCVAVMEGGEPKVIPNPEGNRTTPSVVAFKNEERQVGEVAKRQAITNPNTIMSVKRHMGTDYKVDVEGKEYTPQEISAIILQNLKASAEAYLGETVTKAVITVPAYFNDAERQATKDAGRIAGLEVERIINEPTAAALAYGLEKQDEEQKVLVYDLGGGTFDVSILELADGTFEVISTAGDNRLGGDDFDQVIIDHLVAEFKKENNIDLSQDKMALQRLKDAAEKAKKDLSGVTQTQISLPFISAGAAGPLHLELTLTRAKFEELSANLVERTLEPTRRALKDAGFAPSELDKVILVGGSTRIPAVQEAIKRETGKEPYKGVNPDEVVALGAAVQGGVLTGDVKGVLLLDVTPLSLGIETMGGVFTKLIERNTTIPTSKSQVFSTAADNQPAVDIHVLQGERPMSADNKTLGRFQLTDLPPAPRGIPQIEVTFDIDANGIVNVRAKDLGTSKEQTITIQSSSGLSDEEVDRMVKEAETNADADQKRKEEVELRNEADQLVFQTDKVVKDLEGKVDAAEVAKATEAKEALQAAIEKNDLDEIRTKKDALQEIVQQLTVKLYEQAQAAAGAQQAEGAQGNAGAKNDNVVDAEFEEVKEDK, encoded by the coding sequence ATGAGTAAAATTATCGGTATTGACTTAGGTACAACAAACTCTTGTGTAGCTGTTATGGAAGGTGGAGAACCAAAGGTTATTCCAAACCCAGAAGGTAATCGTACAACTCCTTCTGTTGTAGCTTTCAAAAATGAAGAACGTCAAGTTGGGGAAGTTGCAAAGCGTCAAGCAATTACGAACCCAAATACAATCATGTCTGTTAAACGTCATATGGGTACAGACTACAAAGTAGATGTTGAAGGTAAAGAATATACACCTCAAGAAATTTCTGCGATTATTTTACAAAACTTAAAAGCTTCTGCTGAAGCATATTTAGGTGAAACAGTAACGAAAGCAGTTATTACTGTACCAGCATACTTCAACGATGCAGAGCGTCAAGCAACGAAAGATGCAGGTCGCATTGCTGGTTTAGAAGTAGAACGTATTATTAATGAACCAACAGCAGCAGCGCTTGCTTACGGTCTAGAAAAACAAGACGAAGAACAAAAAGTTTTAGTATATGACTTAGGCGGCGGTACGTTTGACGTATCTATCCTTGAATTAGCAGATGGAACGTTTGAAGTTATTTCTACTGCTGGTGACAACCGTCTTGGTGGTGACGACTTTGACCAAGTTATCATCGATCATTTAGTAGCTGAGTTCAAAAAGGAAAATAACATTGATTTAAGCCAAGATAAAATGGCACTTCAACGTTTGAAAGATGCAGCTGAAAAAGCGAAAAAAGATCTTTCTGGTGTAACGCAAACACAAATTTCATTACCATTCATTAGTGCTGGAGCTGCTGGCCCATTACACTTAGAATTAACTTTAACAAGAGCGAAATTCGAAGAGCTTTCAGCTAACCTTGTTGAAAGAACATTAGAGCCAACTCGTCGCGCATTAAAAGACGCTGGATTTGCTCCAAGCGAATTAGATAAAGTTATTCTTGTTGGTGGTTCTACTCGTATCCCAGCTGTACAAGAAGCAATTAAACGTGAAACTGGTAAAGAACCATATAAAGGTGTAAACCCTGATGAAGTTGTAGCATTAGGTGCTGCAGTACAGGGCGGCGTACTTACTGGTGATGTAAAAGGCGTTCTATTATTAGACGTAACTCCACTTTCATTAGGTATTGAAACAATGGGTGGCGTGTTCACAAAATTAATCGAACGTAACACAACAATCCCAACAAGTAAGTCACAAGTATTCTCAACTGCTGCTGATAACCAACCTGCGGTAGACATTCACGTATTGCAAGGTGAGCGTCCAATGTCAGCAGATAACAAAACTCTAGGTCGTTTCCAATTAACAGATCTTCCACCAGCACCACGTGGTATCCCGCAAATCGAAGTAACATTCGATATTGATGCGAACGGTATCGTAAACGTACGTGCAAAAGATTTAGGAACAAGTAAAGAACAAACAATTACAATTCAATCTTCTTCAGGTCTTTCTGATGAAGAAGTAGATCGCATGGTAAAAGAAGCAGAAACAAATGCTGATGCTGACCAAAAACGTAAAGAAGAAGTTGAGCTTCGCAATGAAGCTGATCAACTTGTTTTCCAAACAGATAAAGTTGTAAAAGATTTAGAAGGTAAAGTTGATGCAGCTGAAGTAGCGAAAGCAACAGAAGCAAAAGAGGCATTACAAGCGGCAATCGAGAAAAATGATCTTGATGAAATCCGTACGAAAAAAGATGCACTTCAAGAAATCGTACAACAATTAACTGTAAAATTATATGAGCAAGCTCAAGCTGCTGCAGGAGCACAGCAAGCAGAAGGCGCACAAGGCAATGCGGGCGCAAAAAATGACAATGTAGTCGATGCTGAGTTTGAAGAAGTAAAAGAAGACAAGTAA
- the grpE gene encoding nucleotide exchange factor GrpE, translating into MKFVEERNEQVVEEVKEVKEAQTEEAVTTENSEETVVEEKSEAALLQERVDELQAKLTETEGRTLRLQADFENYKRRVQLDKQAAEKYRSQSLVSDILPALDNFERAMQVEANDEQMKSLLQGMDMVYRQLLEALTKEGVEAIEAVGKPFDPHEHQAVMQVEDSAFESNAVVEEFQKGYKLKDRVIRPSMVKVNQ; encoded by the coding sequence GTGAAATTTGTGGAAGAGCGTAATGAACAAGTGGTAGAAGAAGTAAAAGAAGTAAAAGAAGCACAAACAGAAGAAGCTGTTACAACAGAAAACAGTGAAGAAACTGTAGTAGAAGAAAAAAGTGAAGCTGCTCTTTTACAAGAAAGAGTAGATGAACTGCAAGCGAAACTGACGGAAACGGAAGGTCGCACGCTTCGTTTACAAGCTGATTTTGAAAACTATAAGCGCCGCGTTCAACTTGATAAGCAAGCGGCTGAAAAATATAGATCACAAAGTCTTGTGTCAGATATTTTACCAGCTCTTGATAACTTTGAAAGAGCAATGCAAGTGGAAGCAAATGATGAGCAGATGAAGTCCTTATTACAAGGAATGGACATGGTATATCGTCAATTGCTAGAAGCGCTGACAAAAGAAGGTGTTGAGGCGATTGAAGCGGTTGGAAAACCGTTTGATCCGCACGAACATCAAGCTGTCATGCAAGTAGAAGACAGTGCATTCGAATCAAACGCGGTCGTGGAAGAATTCCAAAAAGGTTACAAGTTAAAAGATCGTGTGATTCGCCCATCAATGGTAAAAGTAAATCAATAA